The stretch of DNA GGATCCGCCGCCGGGACGGCCCTCATCGGCGTCATCGTGCTCGGCCTCGGCTCGGCCCTGCGCAGCATCCCGGGCACGATCGGCGCGTACGTAGGCGGCCTGATCCTCCTGCCGCAGCTCGCCACGATGATCCCGAACTACACGGTGCAGGATCTCCTGAACTACTTCCCGCTACCCGCCGCCGAGTCCCTCGCGGCCCTGAACACCTCGCCCGGCGACCTCTCACCCGGCGCGGGCCTGCTGACCCTGTGCGTGTGGGCGGCGGCTTCCCTGGCGGCAGCGACGTATCTGTTGAGGCGACGGGACGTATGAGCATGTCCCGTACGAGGATGAAGCGGTGACCCCGGCGCACGGAACCTCCGACCACGGCGCCCCGGACCAGGACTGGTCCGAGGGCGCACAGCCTCTGACCCGGTACGTGGAGCGCGGCGTCCAGTGGATGCGCGCCTTCGACCGCCGCCTCCCGCTGGTCTGGGATCTCCATCTGGTCGGGTTCTTCGTGTTCGCCGCGTTCATCGACCTCGTGGGCGACGGCTGGCGGAACATCGCCCAGAACACGGACGTTCCGGCCTGGGCCCTGTACGCGATCACGCTGGCCGCCACGGTGCCGCTCCTGTGGCGCCGCACCCATCCGCTCGCGGTCTACATCGTCATGCTGCTCGCGTCGCTGGCCAACAACTGGACGGGCGCCGTCCTGCAGGCCTCGCTCACCCTGCTCATCGTCGTCTTCAACATCGCGATACGGCTTCCGCTGCGCACGTTGGCCTGGTCGTACGCGCTGCTCGTGCTGCCGCCCGTGGTCGGCCATCTCCGCCACCCGCAGGGCAGTTGGGACCAGCAGGTGGTGCCGACGATGATGAGCTTCGCGATCGTCGCTCTGATGGGCATCGCGTTCCGCACCCGCCAGGAGTACATGGCATCGCTGGTGCAGCGCGCCAAGCAGCTCGAAGTCGAACGCGACCAGCAGGCGCAGCTCGCCACCAACGCCGAACGCACGCGCATCGCCCGGGAGATGCACGACATCATCGGCCACAATCTCTCGGTCATCACGACTCTCGCGGACGGCGGTTCGTACGCCGCCGCCAAGTCCCCGGAGCGTGCCGCCCAGGCCCTCACCGCCATCGGCACCACAAGCCGTCAGGCCCTGACGGAGCTGCGCCGGCTCCTGGACGTCCTGCGCGAGGAGGCCCCTCAGTCACCTGAGGCCGCTGCTCTCGCTCCCCAGCCCGCCCTCACCGACCTGGACCAACTCATCGACGGGGTACGGGCCGCGGGGCTTCCGGTACGCAGCACGGTGCGCGGCCGCCCGGACTCGCTCCCGGCGGGCCGACAACTCACGGTCTACCGCGTGGTGCAGGAAGCCCTCACGAACACGCTCAAGCACGGGGGCCCGTACGCGACGGCCTATGTGGAAGTCGCGTACGGCGACGACGGGGTGCGGGCGACGGTGACGGACACGGGTGCGGGAGGCGGGCCGCCGGCCGTGGACTCCGGCGGCAGGGGACTGACGGGAATGCGCGAGCGAACGGCCCTGTACGACGGGACACTTGAGGCAGGCCCGCTGCCGCACCCGCAGGGCGGCTGGCACGTCGAACTCCATCTCCCCAAGGAATCCACCCAGTGACGACCGTGCTCATCGTCGACGACCAGCCGATGCAACGCTTCGGCTTCCGCATGCTCCTGGAGAGCCAGGACGACATGAGGGTCGTGGGAGAGGCCGGCAACGGCAGCGAGGCGGTCCGCATGACGGCCGAACTCCACCCGGACGTCGCCCTGATGGACATCCGCATGCCGGGCCTGGACGGAATCGAGGCCACGCGCCGCATCGTGGCGGCGGGCGACCGCACCCGCGTCCTGATCCTCACCACGTTCGACCTCGACGAGTACGCGTATGCGGGCCTGCGCGCGGGAGCCTCGGGGTTCCTCATCAAGGACGCCCTGCCGGAGGAACTGCTCTCCGGCATCCGCGCGGTCGCCACGGGGGACGCGGTCGTGGCCCCGAGCCTGACCCGCCGCCTCCTGGACGCGTACGCCGATCATTTGCCGATGCCGCGGGCGGGCTCGGACGCCACCGACCCGTCCCGGGACCCACGCCTGGCCTCACTGACGGACCGGGAGCGCGAAATCCTGACGGTCATCGGGCAGGGCTGGACGAACGCGGAGATCGCGGGCCGGCTGCATCTCGCGGAGTCGACGGTGAAGACGCATGTGGGGCGCGTTCTGGCGAAGAC from Streptomyces sp. BA2 encodes:
- a CDS encoding sensor histidine kinase, which gives rise to MTPAHGTSDHGAPDQDWSEGAQPLTRYVERGVQWMRAFDRRLPLVWDLHLVGFFVFAAFIDLVGDGWRNIAQNTDVPAWALYAITLAATVPLLWRRTHPLAVYIVMLLASLANNWTGAVLQASLTLLIVVFNIAIRLPLRTLAWSYALLVLPPVVGHLRHPQGSWDQQVVPTMMSFAIVALMGIAFRTRQEYMASLVQRAKQLEVERDQQAQLATNAERTRIAREMHDIIGHNLSVITTLADGGSYAAAKSPERAAQALTAIGTTSRQALTELRRLLDVLREEAPQSPEAAALAPQPALTDLDQLIDGVRAAGLPVRSTVRGRPDSLPAGRQLTVYRVVQEALTNTLKHGGPYATAYVEVAYGDDGVRATVTDTGAGGGPPAVDSGGRGLTGMRERTALYDGTLEAGPLPHPQGGWHVELHLPKESTQ
- a CDS encoding response regulator; this encodes MTTVLIVDDQPMQRFGFRMLLESQDDMRVVGEAGNGSEAVRMTAELHPDVALMDIRMPGLDGIEATRRIVAAGDRTRVLILTTFDLDEYAYAGLRAGASGFLIKDALPEELLSGIRAVATGDAVVAPSLTRRLLDAYADHLPMPRAGSDATDPSRDPRLASLTDREREILTVIGQGWTNAEIAGRLHLAESTVKTHVGRVLAKTGARDRVQAVILAYDTKLVRPE